The Aminiphilus circumscriptus DSM 16581 genome contains a region encoding:
- a CDS encoding rhomboid family intramembrane serine protease, with translation MIPLGDDVPGERFPFVTYLLIGANVLVFLYEAVLPRQELLVLTNTFGMVPVRLALWRENPAELLTLFTSMYLHGGWFHLFGNMLYLWIFGNNVEDRTGHGGFFLFYTLCGVAAALLEALLGPGQTVPMIGASGAVAGVLGAYVLLFPRARVFVLVPLFLFFFTMRVPAVIMLGFWFVLQLIGGTAGLGIPMQSGGVAYWAHVGGFLAGMLLLPLFLRDRSKPLRYVYEYRGREYGRFPWRTR, from the coding sequence GTGATTCCTCTCGGCGATGATGTTCCGGGAGAGCGTTTTCCCTTCGTCACCTATCTGCTCATCGGGGCGAATGTCCTCGTTTTTCTTTACGAAGCGGTGCTGCCCCGTCAGGAACTGCTGGTGCTGACGAACACCTTCGGCATGGTTCCCGTCCGTCTCGCTCTGTGGCGGGAGAATCCAGCGGAGCTGCTTACACTCTTCACGTCCATGTATCTCCACGGAGGATGGTTTCACCTTTTTGGAAATATGCTTTATCTCTGGATCTTCGGCAACAACGTGGAGGACCGCACCGGACACGGAGGATTTTTTCTCTTCTACACACTCTGCGGTGTCGCGGCGGCTCTTCTGGAGGCGCTGCTCGGCCCGGGACAGACCGTTCCCATGATCGGCGCAAGCGGTGCCGTAGCGGGAGTTCTGGGAGCCTATGTTCTCCTCTTTCCGCGAGCCAGGGTGTTCGTTCTCGTGCCGTTGTTCCTCTTTTTCTTCACCATGCGCGTTCCCGCGGTGATCATGCTCGGATTCTGGTTTGTTCTCCAGCTCATCGGCGGTACGGCCGGGCTCGGTATTCCCATGCAGTCGGGAGGTGTCGCCTACTGGGCACATGTGGGAGGATTTCTCGCGGGGATGCTGCTGTTGCCGCTCTTTCTCCGCGATAGAAGCAAGCCTCTGCGCTATGTCTACGAGTACAGGGGGAGGGAGTATGGACGTTTTCCCTGGAGGACCCGCTGA
- a CDS encoding TRAP transporter large permease has translation MILWVVFGGFLFVLATGAPIGIALGASAAVALYTIMDIPLIVVAQRMFTSVDSFSFIAVPFFMLAGAFMSHGGVTRRLLNFAHSLVGALAGGLALVVGVAGMFFAAISGSSAATTAAIGTAMIDEMEKRGYHKDFAAAVVAAGGTVGIVIPPSITMVVYGAIASVSIGDMFLGGFLPGAFMGVSMCLVSYFIAKKRGYEGVGSLSFGNIVRSFRECFWALLMPVIIIGGIYGGIFTPTEAAAVAAVYGLFIGLFVYRELRISDLPKVLLDAAVSTTMIMFVVGGANLFGWILTNAQVPHRLGLYFTTLTSNPLVFLMLVNVLLLFVGTLINASAAVVILTPILLPVALSMGIDPLFFGVMMVVNLAIGCITPPVGLDLFVVSAITKIPIEKVTREVMPYLGVLLLDLLLITYFQDIILVIPRTFGG, from the coding sequence ATGATCCTCTGGGTTGTCTTCGGCGGATTCCTCTTCGTGCTTGCCACGGGAGCCCCCATCGGCATCGCCCTCGGTGCCTCCGCGGCGGTGGCGCTCTACACGATCATGGATATTCCTCTCATTGTCGTGGCGCAGCGTATGTTCACCTCCGTGGACTCCTTTTCCTTCATTGCCGTGCCGTTCTTCATGCTCGCCGGGGCGTTCATGTCTCACGGCGGAGTAACGCGGCGGCTGCTCAATTTTGCGCATTCCCTCGTTGGGGCGCTCGCGGGAGGACTTGCCCTCGTGGTGGGCGTGGCGGGCATGTTTTTCGCCGCGATCTCGGGGTCGTCCGCGGCGACCACGGCCGCCATCGGCACGGCCATGATCGACGAGATGGAGAAGCGGGGCTATCACAAGGACTTCGCTGCGGCGGTGGTGGCCGCGGGAGGCACCGTGGGCATCGTCATTCCTCCGAGCATCACCATGGTTGTCTACGGTGCCATCGCGTCCGTCTCCATCGGGGACATGTTTCTCGGAGGATTTCTTCCCGGAGCATTCATGGGCGTCTCCATGTGTCTGGTGAGCTATTTCATCGCGAAGAAGCGAGGATACGAGGGGGTCGGCTCCCTCTCCTTCGGCAACATTGTCCGTTCCTTCCGGGAGTGTTTCTGGGCGCTGCTCATGCCGGTGATCATCATCGGCGGTATCTACGGCGGCATCTTCACCCCCACGGAAGCGGCGGCGGTGGCGGCGGTGTACGGTCTCTTCATCGGCCTCTTCGTCTACCGGGAACTGCGGATCTCCGATCTTCCCAAGGTCTTGCTCGATGCGGCGGTGAGCACCACCATGATCATGTTCGTCGTGGGCGGCGCCAACCTCTTCGGCTGGATTCTCACCAACGCCCAGGTGCCGCACAGACTCGGGCTGTACTTCACCACGCTCACTTCAAATCCCCTTGTCTTTCTCATGCTGGTGAACGTGCTGCTTCTCTTCGTGGGAACCCTGATCAACGCCTCCGCGGCGGTGGTGATTCTCACGCCCATTCTGCTTCCCGTGGCGCTGTCCATGGGCATCGATCCGCTCTTCTTCGGAGTCATGATGGTGGTGAACCTCGCCATCGGCTGCATCACTCCTCCGGTCGGACTGGACCTCTTCGTGGTCTCGGCAATCACGAAAATTCCCATAGAGAAAGTTACGCGGGAAGTGATGCCCTACCTGGGAGTTCTCCTTCTGGATCTCCTGCTCATCACCTACTTCCAGGATATAATTCTGGTCATCCCCAGAACGTTCGGCGGGTAA
- a CDS encoding biotin/lipoyl-containing protein: MARTFRIAVNGKSYDVEVEEIKGGASPAPVAAPAPVAAAAPAPKASAPAPAAAPAPAAPAGGDVVSSPMPGKILKVAVSVGASVNPGDLLVVLEAMKMENEIQAPSGGTVKEIRVKEGDSVNTGDVLVVVG; this comes from the coding sequence ATGGCCCGAACGTTTCGAATCGCAGTGAACGGCAAGAGCTATGACGTGGAAGTTGAAGAGATCAAGGGAGGCGCATCGCCTGCTCCTGTGGCGGCGCCCGCGCCCGTGGCCGCCGCGGCCCCGGCGCCGAAGGCGTCTGCGCCCGCACCTGCGGCGGCGCCGGCTCCGGCGGCTCCCGCCGGAGGCGACGTGGTGAGTTCCCCCATGCCCGGCAAGATCCTGAAAGTGGCGGTTTCCGTGGGAGCCTCCGTGAACCCCGGAGATCTGCTGGTCGTTCTGGAGGCCATGAAGATGGAGAACGAGATCCAGGCGCCAAGCGGAGGAACAGTGAAGGAAATACGCGTCAAGGAAGGTGATTCCGTCAACACCGGCGACGTCCTCGTCGTCGTGGGCTAG
- a CDS encoding sodium ion-translocating decarboxylase subunit beta — translation MLYVEALRSILEQSGFLGLTGGHFVMLAVALVLLYLAIGKGFEPLLLVPIAFGCLLVNLPLSGIMDEGGFLRYVFYGAEHEIYPVIIFMGIGALTDFGPLMANPITFLLGAAAQLGVFVALFLAMVMGFSVREAASIAIIGGADGPTSIYLTMKMAPQILGAVAVAAYSYMSLVPLIQPPVIRLLTTKADRGIRMDQLRPVSKTEKVLFPIVCTMAAGLILPASVPLVGVLMFGNLLRECGVTERLSGAAQNEILNATTIFLGLSVGATMDATSFLTIGTLKIILLGLVAFVFSTGGGVLFGQLMKKLSGGKINPMIGAAGVSAVPMAARVVQRMCQREFPSNFLLMHAMGPNVAGVIGTAVAAGTMLTLLTH, via the coding sequence ATGCTGTATGTGGAAGCACTGCGTAGCATTTTAGAACAGTCCGGATTTTTGGGCCTCACGGGCGGTCATTTCGTCATGCTTGCCGTGGCCCTGGTGCTCCTCTATCTGGCCATCGGCAAAGGCTTCGAGCCGCTTCTGCTCGTGCCCATCGCCTTCGGCTGCCTGCTCGTGAACCTTCCCCTGTCGGGCATCATGGACGAGGGAGGCTTTCTTCGGTACGTGTTCTACGGAGCGGAGCACGAGATCTACCCCGTGATCATCTTCATGGGCATCGGAGCCCTGACCGACTTCGGCCCTCTCATGGCGAACCCCATCACCTTTCTTTTGGGGGCGGCGGCGCAGCTCGGCGTGTTCGTAGCCCTTTTTCTCGCCATGGTCATGGGCTTCAGCGTGCGTGAAGCGGCGAGCATCGCCATCATCGGAGGCGCGGACGGCCCGACGAGCATCTACCTCACCATGAAGATGGCGCCCCAGATCCTCGGTGCCGTGGCCGTGGCGGCGTACAGCTACATGTCGCTCGTGCCGCTCATCCAGCCGCCGGTGATCCGCCTTCTGACCACCAAGGCCGACCGGGGCATTCGCATGGACCAGCTCCGCCCCGTGAGCAAGACGGAAAAAGTGCTCTTTCCCATCGTGTGCACCATGGCGGCCGGTTTGATCCTGCCCGCCTCCGTGCCGCTCGTGGGCGTGCTCATGTTCGGCAACCTCCTTCGGGAGTGCGGCGTGACGGAGCGTCTGAGCGGAGCGGCGCAGAACGAGATTCTGAACGCCACCACGATCTTCCTGGGCCTGTCCGTGGGAGCCACCATGGATGCCACGAGTTTCCTGACCATAGGGACCCTGAAGATCATACTTCTCGGTCTTGTGGCCTTCGTTTTCAGCACCGGAGGCGGCGTGCTCTTCGGCCAGCTCATGAAGAAACTGTCCGGCGGAAAGATCAACCCCATGATCGGTGCGGCGGGAGTTTCCGCGGTGCCCATGGCGGCCCGGGTGGTGCAGCGCATGTGCCAACGGGAATTTCCGAGCAATTTTCTTTTGATGCACGCCATGGGCCCGAACGTGGCGGGCGTGATCGGGACCGCTGTGGCGGCGGGAACCATGCTGACGTTGCTCACGCACTGA
- a CDS encoding ATP-binding protein, translated as MRRRMPDGEERLFSRRIFRSLGNRGKGFCHPLKIRTKIILMGLAFFGASLAVVGFVTSRKIVAQFETRLGENAMNVALSVSEIPDIQRSLGKPGGERVIQPIAERIRQKTGAEYIVLFDMRGVRYSHPVEERIGKTFVGGDEGLVFRGETYVSKAVGTLGPSMRAFVPVYFEGDQVGAVAVGILLTEVRKQVGVLNRFLQVALLLGLGVGFLGATVLAWDIKRAMGGLEPHEIARVVQELDSVIEAVPEGIVAVDAEGRIRLMNRRAEELLRVEGDSVGRSVEEVIPSTRLPAVLATGESELDQEQNLLGSRILTNRIPVKVKGRVVGAIASFRDMTQVLSMAEELTGVKRYVEALRVQNHEFLNKLQAISGLVQLGEYARAVEFISGIVETQRSLMSFIARRVKNPSLGGLLLGKSGRCKELNISFSLDQDSFCGPLEDLDSQALVLVVGNLLENAMEAVLQEAPERRVVEISIFDESGGILVSVRDTGGGISPDLVEHIFEKGFSTKGLQRGYGLFNVKNVVDACGGDVSVHARPGGGTEFLVRIPHGTKEGDSRGG; from the coding sequence TTGAGACGTCGTATGCCCGATGGTGAGGAGCGGCTCTTTTCCCGCCGCATCTTTCGCAGTCTGGGGAACAGAGGGAAGGGATTTTGCCATCCTCTGAAGATTCGGACGAAGATCATCCTCATGGGACTCGCGTTCTTCGGCGCGAGCCTCGCCGTGGTCGGTTTCGTGACGAGCCGGAAGATTGTGGCCCAGTTCGAGACTCGCCTCGGTGAAAATGCCATGAATGTGGCCCTCTCGGTCTCGGAGATCCCCGATATTCAGCGCTCGCTGGGCAAACCTGGAGGTGAGCGGGTAATTCAGCCCATTGCAGAGCGGATCCGACAGAAAACCGGCGCGGAGTATATCGTCCTCTTCGACATGCGAGGAGTCCGATACTCCCATCCCGTGGAGGAGCGTATCGGAAAAACCTTTGTGGGAGGCGACGAGGGGCTCGTCTTTCGCGGAGAGACCTATGTGTCCAAGGCGGTGGGAACGCTCGGGCCGTCCATGCGGGCCTTCGTTCCCGTCTATTTCGAGGGAGACCAGGTCGGGGCCGTTGCCGTGGGCATTCTTCTGACGGAAGTACGCAAACAGGTGGGGGTGCTCAATCGTTTTCTCCAGGTCGCATTGCTCCTCGGTCTTGGAGTGGGGTTTCTGGGAGCTACTGTCCTTGCCTGGGATATCAAGCGGGCCATGGGTGGTCTGGAGCCCCACGAAATCGCCCGGGTTGTCCAGGAACTGGACAGCGTGATCGAAGCCGTCCCGGAGGGAATCGTCGCCGTCGATGCGGAAGGACGAATCCGGCTTATGAATCGAAGGGCGGAGGAGCTGCTTCGGGTTGAAGGCGATTCTGTAGGGCGCAGTGTGGAGGAGGTGATTCCCTCCACGCGCCTTCCCGCAGTGCTCGCCACGGGCGAGAGCGAACTGGACCAGGAGCAGAATCTTCTGGGATCGCGCATTCTCACGAACCGGATTCCCGTAAAGGTGAAGGGGCGCGTCGTCGGTGCCATCGCGAGCTTTCGGGACATGACCCAGGTCCTTTCCATGGCGGAGGAACTCACGGGAGTCAAGCGCTACGTGGAGGCTCTGCGGGTGCAGAACCACGAATTTCTCAATAAGCTCCAGGCCATATCGGGTCTCGTCCAGCTCGGTGAATATGCGAGAGCGGTGGAGTTCATCTCCGGCATCGTCGAAACCCAGCGCTCTCTCATGTCTTTCATCGCCCGGCGTGTCAAGAATCCTTCCTTGGGAGGACTCCTTCTCGGAAAGTCCGGTCGCTGCAAAGAATTGAATATCTCCTTCTCTCTCGATCAGGACAGTTTCTGTGGTCCTCTTGAGGATCTCGATAGCCAGGCTCTCGTTCTGGTCGTGGGCAATCTCCTGGAAAATGCGATGGAGGCGGTCCTTCAGGAAGCACCGGAGCGAAGAGTCGTGGAAATTTCCATTTTCGACGAATCGGGGGGAATTCTCGTGAGTGTCCGTGACACAGGCGGAGGTATTTCTCCCGATCTTGTGGAGCACATTTTCGAGAAGGGTTTTTCCACCAAAGGTCTCCAGAGGGGATATGGCCTCTTCAACGTGAAGAACGTCGTGGACGCCTGCGGAGGAGATGTGAGCGTGCACGCTCGTCCCGGAGGCGGAACGGAGTTTCTCGTGCGCATTCCCCATGGAACGAAGGAGGGCGATTCCCGAGGGGGGTGA
- a CDS encoding response regulator, with product MRDITVFIVEDDPMVLDIHRRFLLSVPGFRVVGTAGNGVRALDFLSRTAVDLIILDIFMPEMDGLEVVERLRAVRKSVDVIIISAAHEAGVVKDVVRSGVFDYLVKPFTFERFRAALDAYRDLMRRVQNGQGEFSQEDIDGFFLIRNRKNIRATLPKGLNANMLDRIEELLRNAVAPLCADEAATGAGISRVTARRYLEHLVATGKAEMERCYGEVGRPLNKYRLLP from the coding sequence GTGCGGGATATCACGGTGTTCATCGTTGAGGACGATCCCATGGTTCTCGACATTCATCGGCGTTTTCTGCTCTCTGTTCCGGGGTTCCGCGTGGTGGGAACCGCCGGAAACGGTGTTCGTGCGCTCGATTTCCTGTCCAGGACGGCGGTGGATCTGATCATCCTGGACATCTTCATGCCCGAGATGGACGGGCTCGAAGTCGTGGAGAGGCTCCGTGCCGTCAGGAAAAGTGTGGACGTGATCATCATTTCCGCGGCGCATGAGGCGGGAGTCGTCAAGGACGTAGTTCGCTCAGGCGTGTTCGATTATCTCGTCAAACCTTTCACGTTCGAGCGTTTCCGGGCTGCCCTCGATGCCTACCGGGACCTCATGCGCCGCGTTCAGAACGGCCAGGGCGAGTTCAGCCAGGAGGACATCGACGGCTTTTTTCTCATCCGGAACCGAAAGAACATCCGCGCCACCCTTCCCAAAGGGCTCAACGCGAACATGCTCGACAGGATCGAGGAGTTGCTGCGGAATGCGGTGGCTCCGCTCTGCGCCGACGAGGCCGCAACGGGAGCGGGCATTTCCAGGGTCACGGCCCGTCGCTATCTGGAGCATCTCGTCGCCACCGGAAAGGCCGAAATGGAACGTTGCTACGGTGAGGTGGGACGCCCCTTGAACAAATATCGTCTTCTCCCCTGA
- a CDS encoding SDH family Clp fold serine proteinase: MDMSWLFWFFFLGSFLTPLFQQKLLEGQRRSIIVRMERRRKSRVVTLIHRQETVSFLGIPVSRYIDIDDSEEILRAIRLTPSDMPIDLIVHSPGGLVLAAEQIACALIRHKAPVSVFVPHYAMSGGTLVALAADHIVMDSNAVLGPVDPQLGQMPAASLLKVLEQKNSNDIDDQTLVLADVARKALRQVRELVVTIITANGMPKERAEALADLLSQGTWTHDYPISAEEARELGLPVGTDMPEEVYALMMLYPQHGRGRPSVNYIPLPYEMPKRGKGTLGGFLSAWRGGGDEA; the protein is encoded by the coding sequence ATGGACATGAGCTGGCTTTTCTGGTTTTTTTTCCTCGGAAGTTTTCTCACGCCCTTATTCCAACAGAAGCTTCTGGAGGGACAGCGCCGTTCCATCATCGTTCGCATGGAACGTAGACGGAAGAGCAGGGTGGTCACCCTCATTCATCGCCAGGAGACGGTCTCTTTTCTAGGAATTCCCGTCTCGCGCTATATCGACATCGACGACTCGGAGGAGATTCTTCGTGCCATTCGTCTCACACCGTCGGACATGCCCATCGACTTGATCGTCCATTCCCCGGGCGGGCTTGTCCTCGCGGCGGAACAGATTGCCTGCGCCCTTATCCGCCACAAGGCTCCCGTGTCTGTCTTCGTACCCCATTACGCCATGTCCGGCGGCACGCTGGTGGCGCTCGCGGCGGATCACATCGTGATGGACTCCAATGCCGTGCTCGGGCCGGTGGATCCGCAGTTGGGACAGATGCCCGCGGCGTCTCTGCTGAAGGTGCTCGAACAGAAGAACAGCAACGACATCGACGATCAGACCCTGGTGTTGGCCGATGTAGCCCGGAAGGCGCTTCGTCAGGTTCGGGAACTGGTGGTGACCATCATCACCGCAAACGGCATGCCCAAGGAGAGGGCTGAAGCCTTGGCGGATCTCCTGAGCCAGGGCACATGGACCCACGATTACCCCATTTCGGCTGAGGAGGCCCGGGAACTGGGATTGCCCGTGGGAACGGACATGCCCGAGGAGGTCTACGCCCTCATGATGCTCTATCCGCAACACGGGCGCGGGCGTCCTTCGGTGAACTACATTCCCCTGCCCTACGAAATGCCCAAGAGAGGCAAAGGGACTCTCGGAGGATTCCTTTCCGCGTGGAGGGGAGGAGGGGACGAGGCGTGA
- a CDS encoding DctP family TRAP transporter solute-binding subunit, translated as MQKGTVWASLILAFILVVTGTAFAEPEFVFKLGHIADPENPYAQGAQKFADLVKEKTGGKVEIQVFPSSQLGNQRDLIEGTQFGTIDFTLTSTAVLGNFLPEVAVFDLPFIFRDVQHAYKALDTVGMEIGAKLEGKGMKVLVYMENGVRHMTNNKHPIRVPEDMKGLKIRVMEQPIYIEMMKALGANPTPMAFGELFTALQQGVVDGQENPAAHIYTARFFEVQKYISLTGHTYSAEPVLVSLKAWNKLSQELQEKVLEAAVEARDWQRNLCRELEDGYWQKIRESGKSEINDDVDKKAFAEATRGVWAKFEDKVGKENIEKTVNVQ; from the coding sequence ATGCAAAAAGGAACCGTGTGGGCATCATTGATTCTGGCGTTCATCCTTGTTGTCACCGGAACGGCCTTTGCCGAGCCGGAGTTCGTGTTCAAGCTGGGGCACATCGCGGATCCCGAGAATCCCTACGCGCAGGGAGCGCAGAAATTTGCGGATCTTGTGAAGGAGAAGACCGGGGGCAAGGTGGAGATTCAGGTGTTTCCGAGCAGCCAGCTCGGCAATCAGCGCGATCTCATCGAGGGAACCCAGTTCGGCACCATTGACTTCACCCTCACCAGCACGGCCGTGTTGGGAAATTTCCTTCCCGAAGTGGCGGTCTTCGATCTTCCCTTTATCTTCCGGGATGTGCAGCATGCCTACAAAGCTCTGGACACGGTGGGCATGGAGATCGGTGCGAAGCTCGAGGGCAAGGGAATGAAAGTCCTCGTCTACATGGAGAACGGCGTGCGACACATGACGAACAACAAACATCCCATTCGGGTGCCCGAGGACATGAAAGGGCTCAAGATCCGTGTCATGGAGCAACCGATCTACATCGAGATGATGAAAGCCCTTGGTGCGAACCCCACGCCCATGGCGTTTGGTGAATTGTTCACCGCGCTGCAACAGGGTGTCGTGGACGGCCAGGAGAATCCTGCGGCGCACATCTACACCGCCCGGTTTTTCGAGGTACAGAAATATATCTCTCTCACGGGGCACACTTATTCGGCGGAGCCTGTCCTGGTGAGCCTCAAGGCGTGGAACAAACTCTCCCAGGAGCTGCAGGAAAAGGTGCTCGAGGCCGCCGTGGAAGCTCGGGACTGGCAGCGCAACCTCTGCCGGGAGCTGGAGGATGGCTATTGGCAGAAGATCCGGGAGAGCGGAAAGAGCGAGATCAACGACGACGTGGATAAAAAGGCCTTTGCCGAGGCGACGCGAGGTGTCTGGGCGAAGTTCGAGGACAAGGTGGGCAAGGAGAACATTGAAAAGACTGTGAACGTTCAGTAG
- a CDS encoding Fe-S-containing hydro-lyase — MHSSEPRSIVTPLDEAALSSLRAGDLVLLSGSVYTARDAAHRRMAECLEKGMALPLSLSGQVIYYAGPAPAKPGRVIGPIGPTTSTRMDPYTPLLLAQGLKGMIGKGRRSPEVVRAIREHGAVYLGATGGAAALLARCVRSVRIVAYEDLGPEAIRELVVEDLPLVVVVDFRGNDLYEIGPAAFTRQQ, encoded by the coding sequence ATGCATTCGAGTGAACCGCGTTCCATCGTAACGCCTTTGGACGAGGCGGCGCTTTCGTCTCTTCGGGCTGGAGATCTGGTTCTTTTGAGCGGTTCCGTCTACACGGCCCGCGATGCGGCGCATCGGCGCATGGCGGAATGCCTCGAAAAGGGCATGGCGCTTCCCCTCTCCCTTTCCGGCCAGGTGATCTACTATGCCGGACCGGCTCCGGCAAAGCCAGGACGCGTGATCGGCCCCATCGGTCCGACCACGAGTACGCGCATGGACCCTTATACCCCTCTTCTTCTGGCCCAGGGACTCAAGGGCATGATCGGCAAAGGACGAAGGTCTCCCGAGGTGGTACGTGCCATTCGGGAACATGGTGCCGTCTATCTCGGTGCCACCGGTGGCGCGGCGGCGCTCCTCGCCCGATGTGTCCGGTCCGTGCGGATCGTGGCCTATGAAGACCTGGGACCCGAGGCGATCCGGGAACTCGTTGTGGAAGACCTTCCTCTCGTGGTGGTGGTGGATTTCCGCGGGAACGATCTCTACGAGATCGGCCCCGCAGCCTTTACCCGACAACAATGA
- a CDS encoding fumarate hydratase, translated as MRSVAVSAVTDLVEKLLLEANYGIPRNVVLALERGRVEETSTLGKAVLEDILENHRIAAEERVPVCQDCGLAVLFCDVGQDVHFEGGNFEDALHEGVRRAYTEGFLRKSVVTDPLFRRSNTGDNTPAVVHLRLVPGEEVHISVAPKGMGSENMSALRMMKPADGVEGVVEFVVETVRKAGPNPCPPVVIGVGIGGNFETAPLAAKRALLRPLGKPHPDEEYAVLERRLLAAVNALGIGPGGYGGRVTCLGVAAEWLPTHIAGLPVAVNLCCHALRHAEGIL; from the coding sequence ATGCGATCCGTAGCTGTCTCTGCCGTGACCGATCTCGTGGAAAAACTTCTGCTTGAGGCGAATTACGGAATTCCCCGCAATGTGGTCCTGGCTTTGGAGAGGGGGCGTGTCGAGGAAACGTCCACCCTTGGAAAGGCTGTACTGGAGGACATCCTCGAAAATCATCGCATCGCTGCGGAGGAACGCGTGCCTGTGTGCCAGGACTGTGGTCTCGCGGTGCTTTTCTGTGACGTGGGTCAGGACGTGCATTTCGAGGGCGGCAACTTCGAGGATGCCCTGCACGAGGGTGTCCGTCGGGCCTATACGGAGGGATTCCTCCGGAAGTCCGTCGTGACCGACCCGCTGTTCCGGAGGAGTAACACCGGGGACAACACACCGGCGGTGGTGCATCTGCGCCTTGTCCCGGGAGAGGAGGTTCATATCTCCGTGGCCCCCAAAGGAATGGGCAGCGAGAACATGAGCGCTCTGCGCATGATGAAGCCCGCCGACGGTGTCGAAGGTGTGGTGGAGTTCGTGGTGGAGACGGTGCGCAAAGCGGGACCGAATCCCTGTCCGCCCGTCGTGATCGGCGTCGGTATCGGAGGTAATTTCGAGACCGCTCCCCTCGCCGCGAAGAGAGCCTTGCTTCGGCCTCTGGGTAAGCCCCATCCCGATGAGGAATATGCGGTTCTCGAAAGACGCCTCCTTGCTGCCGTGAATGCTCTGGGCATCGGACCTGGAGGATACGGAGGGCGCGTCACCTGTCTCGGCGTCGCCGCGGAATGGCTGCCCACCCACATCGCCGGCCTTCCCGTGGCGGTGAACCTCTGTTGCCATGCCCTTCGCCACGCCGAGGGCATTCTGTAA
- a CDS encoding TRAP transporter small permease — MLDMADLVLQRIIIVTMGFMLFFTFAQVVARYALHSSLTYSEELSRYLFVWTVFLGLPVVARRGGHMAVLAISSRLRGGAAKVCTSLAYAISIVFMTIMIVQGANMVLRTFEQLSPAMEIPMAYVYLAIPAGCFFMLCQLLVELYAFLTKGGDTA; from the coding sequence GTGCTCGATATGGCCGATCTGGTCCTTCAGAGAATCATCATCGTCACCATGGGTTTCATGCTCTTCTTCACCTTCGCCCAGGTGGTGGCCCGCTATGCCCTGCACAGTTCCCTCACCTATTCGGAGGAGTTGTCCCGGTACCTCTTCGTCTGGACGGTTTTCCTGGGGCTTCCCGTGGTTGCCCGTCGGGGAGGGCACATGGCGGTGCTCGCCATAAGCAGCAGGCTTCGCGGAGGTGCGGCGAAGGTCTGCACAAGTCTTGCCTACGCGATCAGCATCGTCTTCATGACCATCATGATCGTTCAGGGGGCGAATATGGTGCTGCGTACCTTCGAACAGCTCTCTCCCGCCATGGAGATTCCCATGGCCTACGTCTATCTGGCCATTCCGGCGGGGTGTTTCTTCATGCTCTGCCAACTCCTGGTGGAGCTGTACGCCTTTCTCACGAAGGGAGGGGACACGGCATGA
- a CDS encoding OadG family protein — protein sequence MELASHFVGAGGAVILALIAFSIVFLVLVGLSLVIRGNKLLATSVDNRKKNRAAKVEAPAPSKPAAPSVVSVAPAASVQVQGEDEDELVAVLTAAVAATLGSAVTVTNVRPVFTVSRQAGSGSGWRALARTCNLEGLE from the coding sequence ATGGAACTGGCATCCCATTTTGTCGGAGCGGGAGGCGCGGTGATCCTGGCGCTCATCGCCTTCAGCATCGTCTTTTTGGTGCTGGTCGGATTGAGTTTGGTCATTCGGGGAAACAAGCTTCTCGCTACATCCGTGGACAACAGAAAAAAGAACAGGGCGGCAAAAGTGGAAGCGCCCGCGCCGTCGAAACCAGCTGCTCCGTCGGTCGTTTCCGTCGCGCCTGCTGCATCCGTGCAGGTTCAGGGCGAGGATGAGGACGAACTCGTCGCGGTTCTCACCGCGGCGGTGGCGGCGACGCTCGGCAGCGCCGTCACGGTGACGAACGTGCGTCCTGTTTTCACCGTCTCCAGACAGGCGGGGAGCGGAAGCGGCTGGAGGGCTCTCGCTCGTACCTGCAATCTGGAGGGGCTTGAATAG